The sequence below is a genomic window from Nicotiana tomentosiformis chromosome 6, ASM39032v3, whole genome shotgun sequence.
caatatcccttactgacttggttacctttttttgtttttcatttcttttgtttattctcattccccaaaggttggttcgtgcatactggcatcatcagcatcataccagatctagaggtcctccacctcctacTCCTCCAAGTGATCTCAAAagcaaagagaaagaaaaaatggatgatttaagtggtatcagaAAGGATAATGCAAAGAACGTTGAAACCTCGGACGGTCGGAATACTCCAGCACAAAATGAATTGGTCCTACATCTGGAACATAAAATATTAGAGCTACAAGGGGAACTtaagcaagtccaaaatttagcaaacctttccctcaccctaaacgtccccgaccttaaccaacaaaacacaaataCCCAAAACCCGgtacctccccaaaacacacaaaatctgcaaaatcctcccgcaccacatcaatacgccacacctcctcaaaaACCATAACACTCCGCCTatacctactcctcaacaacaccatcaccacccaactcaatacccacaaacagccacataccacacccctcaaaatgcaccacaacctactcctgacccgcaaaactcaaccaatgaccaccattacacCCAGATTTCCGGAGTCCActaaagcaatcccatatatgtggaaacctcaCCCAacaccccacaacagaccctatacatacccaaatccatcgagaaggacctgctcatcaagaacatggtgggggaactcaagaaacttactggcagagttcaaagtgtTGAAGGGGGgaaaggcattgagggtttgaattatgaagatttgtgtattaaGCCAGATATTAAATTGCGAGAGGGTTACAAAACTCCTAAGTTGGAAATACTAGACGGGattggtgatccgaaggtgcatttgagaacgtattgtgacaagcttgtaggggttggcaaggatgaaagaatccgcatgaagttgttcatgaggagcctcactggAGACACCCTATCTTGGTACAtaagtcagaacccaaagaaatgggttaattaggtgagcatggcatcggatttcatagatcagttcaggtttaacacagaaaatgcaccagacgttttctacattcagaatctcaagaagaagccaacgaaaactttctgcgagtatgctactcggtggaggtcggAAGCTGTAAAGGTAAGGCTAGCactggaagaagaacaaatgaataagttcttcgtcagggCTCAGGATCCGTAATACTACGAAAGActaatggttattgaaaaccataaatattctgacatcatcaaattgggagaaagaatagaagaagggatcaaaagtggaatggtgacaaattttgaagcacacGAAGCGAAAAATAATGCtttgcagtcaggaggtatctccaagaagaaagaagtaggaacggtgatggtagcccaaggtccaaagtctcctcttacataccaaacatccccacccacatatcagcctttacctcccagataccaacaacctgctgCCACTttccatacctataacacccaactagcatactaccactcaccaccagcctgccaaaactaccaaaaacctagaccaaatttcggCCGCAGACCACCCAAACAGTACACCCCATTTTCTGAACCCATAGACAAACTGCACGAGAGACTGAAGGCTGCCGGTTATATCATTCCCATTCCCGCTGTTGCTATGGAAAATTCTTCCCAGTGGattaatccaaataagacatgtgcctattactcaagcatgaagggtcataccattgatgagtgtcgtactttgaaggatatgattcagacattaattgacaccaaatttATACAGGGAAAAGAGGTTGCACCCAATGtctgtaacaatcctctcccggatcacaggggtggaggggtaaacgtgatagagaccgatgaagaatgggactcagaggggtcaattagacttattcgagaaggggataatcctgaaacatctccagtcactcttaCACCTATCATAGTACAAACTcgggcaccaattgaagttgaggtagctgcaccaactccgtttgaggttgaagtaacaacacccttcaccgtgattGTGGCACTTGCActgtcttataagtctaatgatataccatgggattatgttgcggaggcaagaaggaaaggaaaggcaaaaatAGAAGAAACAGGTGCAGTGCAAGGCATGACCAGAAGTGGTAGAAtttatacacccgagcatttgggaggaacgagcaaagaaGCGGCCTCTAACCGCCTGTCATTGAGACTGGTccagatgatctttggagaaaggtgctaGCAAGAGAGTATTCTATAattgatcatctgaacaaaacccctgctcaaatattcattttatcactgctgcaagACTCTGAGGCGCATAGGAATGCCCTGATAAAGGTATTGAATGAAGCCCACGTACCCAAcaacatcactagtggggagatggCCAGCATGGTAGGGCAAATATTGGAAAGCCATAAGATCACTTTTTCATTAAGACGAGATGCCactagaaggactaagtcacaatagggtactacatatcacagtgcagtttgaagacaagttcattgccagagtcctgatagatgggggttcgagtctcaacatatgtccactatctactctgaaaagattgggtaaaggcctgcatgagatacgagcaggaagtatgaatgtaaaagcatttgatgggtctcaacgGGCCACAACTGGGGAGGCCAACCTCATCCTatagatgggcccaacctggtttgatgttgcgTTTCAAGTGTTGGATATATTTGCTACCTACAActtattgttgggacgaccttggatacatgccgttggggtcgtagcttctactctacatcaggtcatgaagtttgagtggaaccatcaggaagtaatcatccatggggacggaagtaatcccatttacaccagcCAAACTATTCCGGTcattgaaaatagaaggaagttgggtggagaaacataccatcgcatcgagcgcatcaacacaattgaaaaggacaaatagTGGAGaaataagatagaaggcatattggcatggacagggtatgaacctggcaagggtcttggtaagaatctccaggggatcaccaaaccgatacATCTAAAGCGTCACGACACAacctttgggcttgggtatgaatacatcTGGTACGAGTATCAGAATTGCTCACCACCATggtgtggtccttattaccctctagagcaaccagtaccacatttgagccagtcatttcatcaagttGACATGATGTGGgaatccgaagaagatgaagttctagctggcATAAAGAATCTGTTTTTGGATAatgaagacatggattgtagtgcgatagttgaggaggaggagaaggaaggccttattattcagaccgtggagaatggaactgttctcaagaactggactgctgcaccatcaagggcccgtcgagttcctgggtagcctggcaattagcatcatttattttaaaagcaattttatgagcatttaagacattttcagtattttgttttaagcatgttttgttttgaaataattgctcgagtcatcgagccgtacttgtttgacattttcaagatttatctaatgcattgttatttttagtatttattattattctttacatttttctctacaacattattattacctatcctggTGAAATTACGACTGtaacatgtaatgagacaatgcaacataaggataatgattcagaggatctgaaagaggatataatacccgaggaacttgtcagagaagtggaaaattttgaaaacaagcctaagtccaatttggatgagactgaaacagttaatttgggagtctccgaaacagtcaaggaaacccctgtaagcattcacctatcactgTCAGAAAAGGCAGAGTACGTCCGGTTATTAAAGGAATATGAGGatgtttttgcatggtcctatgatgatatgatcGGTTTGAGCATGTCCATAGTGTCTCATAAACTACCTACGAACCCTATTTGTCTGCCTGTAAAGAAGAAGCTCAAAAAgttcaaaccagatatgagtcgtaaaataaaggaggaagtcaccaagcagatcaaagccaaggttctcagagtaGTTGAATATCCAACCTGGTTGGCTAGCATTGTGCTGATTCCAAAGAAAGACGGGAAGGTCAGAGTCTGTGTCGACTATCGAgatttaaacagagcaagtccgaaagatgatttccctttgcccaatatacacatactgattgacaactgtgccaagcatgaacttcaatcctttgtggatttcttcgcgggatatcatcagatctggatggatgaaggggatgccgaaaagacagacTTTATTACACATTGtggagtatattgttacaaaataatattgtttggcctaaagaatgctggagccacctaTATGAGGGCAATGACAAccatttttcatgacatgatatacaaggagatagaggtgtacgtggatgacgtcatcatcaaatccaagagaagcacatattatatagcagatttgaggaaattctttgatcgactttgaaggtacaacctgaaactgaatcccgcaaaatgtgcctttggaGTCCCTACTGGGAATTtgttagggttcatcgtcagccgctGAGGAATTGATCTAGACacgtcaaaggtcaaggctatccaagatttgtcatctccgaagaacaagaaagatgtgatgagtttcttggggcgtctcaattacatcagtcgtttcatagcacaatcaactgcgAT
It includes:
- the LOC138894552 gene encoding uncharacterized protein — protein: MVGELKKLTGRVQSVEGGKGIEGLNYEDLCIKPDIKLREGYKTPKLEILDGIGDPKVHLRTYCDKLVGVGKDERIRMKLFMRSLTGDTLSWYISQNPKKWNLKKKPTKTFCEYATRWRSEAVKVRLALEEEQMNKFFVRAQDP